Below is a window of Xiphophorus maculatus strain JP 163 A chromosome 19, X_maculatus-5.0-male, whole genome shotgun sequence DNA.
ACACTCATTGGCCAAGTTGGCATGCACCAGAACTGCTTCGACACCGACAAAGAAGATATAAAAGTAACAGtacaaaaataatactttattaaaaACGACATCTTGATTTTAGTCTACTCGAAACTAATACAACTTGTTGACGGAGTTAGCACGACCTAGCCGATGCTAACCTGGCTAACGCACCCTTGACGTGATCACTTTATCCGAATCGGCTCGATAAAGAGTTGTCAGTCCCACTGTTTGCATGAAACACGAACGGTGGGCTTAGAGGCATGCGTGGGTGTGCCTAGGTCATGGTAACAACGCTGCATTTCTCCTCAGAGGAGGCAGACAGAGGGTAAGGGTCCCCTGCGTTTTGACAGCAGCCGCCTTTGGACCGTCAGGCCTCGCGCGGTGTGCGCAACATTCGTCTCCACCAGCAGGTCATGAACTCGTCAACACAGTTGTACAAGTGGGAGCGTTCAAGgaaaacaaccacaacaaacGGAAGACAAAACACCCAAGAATACCGTTTTAGCGGCTTCCGCCCACGTCCTgcccttctttttcttctgcctcTCCCTCATGGTGGATGTCCCGCGGCGGAGTGGAGTTTAGGTTGTCCGCTTTAGTTGAAATGTTGCTTTAGTCGCCGTGCAAGACCTACTCCATCTGCCATGTTGGACTTACTGTAAAGAGTCACGTGACCGTTGGAAACGTCATCCTTATACTGTATGTGGCTGTCATTCTAAAACCCTCAAGCTTCCCACATGTATTTAAAGATACTAGTTATAGtggtgtattttcttttaagtagAAAATGTACAGTCCACAAAACATAGTTGGATAATGACGTAGGGGTGTGTAGGATTTTACAAAgtacagtaaataaaatgtgcacCAAGGAACACAACACTCTGCATAACGCTCTTCTGATGACATCATAAGAGGCATAAGAAGGGTCAGGTGGCATTTGTAAATAGCAATGATGACCTTCTCTTAATAGAATGTGAATATTGGCCTTTTAAGTCTGGCTTGGTCCTTTTCTTTATGGAAGTCCAGAGGTGTCaccatttcataaaaaaaatcaatcatcaATCATTGAGGTGAACtcaattaaatttgaaatgaatGCATTAATAACTTATTAACTAGGAGTTTTGGTTTTGAAtcagagaagaaagaaacaaaataaaatctagctTGATGGGTGACAATAATTTACCTAACATTTGTTTGCAAGTTGTCCGGGAGATGCACAGGGCAGAGTGTATTGAGCAAGCCTACAGTATCACCTCAACACAAGCATGTTCCTACCTGTGTAGACACCAAACTAAGATTAGTTACAACAGCACAcaacataagaacaaaacaagagCATCTACATCTGATGTTACTGTCGAAGTTCACGTCATTTATTAAGTCGTCAAGcaaaatctgattaaataagACTTAAGAAATCCTCtagttggtttgtttttataaattgcaTCCCTATTATATGGCGACGTTGCTgatggttcttttttttttccccgaagagttttttgcggcgctagtggctcgtattttttcgacagtaggcagacaggaaggaggggggaaggcatgcggcaaaggtcgtcgggaccgggagtcgaacccacgacgtccgcgtcgaggactaaagccttcaaacgtggggcgtgctaatcAGTAATATGTGTATGTAaatagagaaagagagagaatgagaACATAACTTGAAATTCTCTTGAAttaatttgaacttttaataactttaatacAATACTATGAACTTCAAAAACCACTTCCATGGCATTTTATGTTGCAAAGTCTTCCTAAAAACCAATGCAGCTTTCTTAAATAGTCCTCCGCCATTTTGCTCCAGCCATACCAAATACAAGCAAAAAGTTTGGAACGAGGGACAGGGAGGCAGGTGACCAGAtaggaaaaaagtaaaacacacaaGTGCGTACTCAGAAAAACGCTGATCAAATCTGCTATGCGCTATATGATGCCAACAAAGTTGTGGGAGGAGGGAAGTGTGTTTTTGGGAGAGCAGGTTTTATCtgaatcaatcaataaaatcaatagaAAAACAGACCATGACACGGTAAGAGACACCCTGTGATTTTACAAACAAACTGTCTGGCACTTGCCACTATGATGAGACTCATTAAGAGAAGTGCAATACAGATTTGAAAGAAGAATGACAAAATAGGCACTTCGAGACTATTCAGTGTTTATTTAGTTATGTAAGCAAGTCGACTTTTCACAATCATGAAAAAGTAAGGCAGCTAATCAAGACGGCACTGCAAGCTTTCTTCACACTTTTGGTTCACAATTACATTAGCCAAACACCGCAGCAAAACATCGTAAAGCACACAGGTTACGTCAGGGTGTTCTCCCATTCGGTCAGCCTTGACGTGTTTGGCAGAGACATggccatcttttcttttctctacaaCTGTGTGAGCATACAGACTTTCAATTCCAAGATTTTAATAAccatacattaaaaaaaacccatcatggCTCTAAAAATTTGGTTAATACAATCCGAGATGAGCGACTCtgtttaaacattatttattaagCGAATATTGAAACAGAATGCTAAAGCATTGAGTGCATCTTAAAAACATTGCTACAAAGAGTCACTGAAAGGTGcgcaactattttttttttcttcctctttttggGAGCATTTAAGGCAAGAATAGATTTTGTTCCAGACGTTTGGTGGGTGGTTCGGATGCAGCTTTGCGCACTCGAGATGTGATGTCAACAAGCAAGCCCACATCATCACCtctccaccaccatgcttaacaGTTACACATCTAAAAGGCATTGTTCCAGATGCTACGAGATGTTCAGGTATgtcattgtgttttgttttttttttcgtcaAGAAAGCGCTGTTGTATCTTTCTTAGATTGACAATTGCAACAATTACTTTAAGATTACAATTAGTACCTTTCCACTTGGTCACCGTGCAAAAACATTCCTAAttgtttagaaataataatgattaataGAGGAGAAAAGACTTTCTGATGACTAGTGATTTAATGGTTGCACATTAAATCTGTATTATGACATACCTTtaccaaacaataaaatattttgtctgattgtacattttgtttgattgtatattttttccgctctaacaattttaacatttctaatgtaaagtaaagtaaatccCAAGTAAAGTTTAATTGAATTTGGATTGCTTTCCTTTTCCATTGATTGTGGTTTGATCCCTACATAGTTCCGCTGATTCTTCTGAAATCTGACCCCTACGCCGCCTGAACAAGCTAAAATAGGTCTAGGCGACCCCATTCTGCGAAGCAGTATTTtttggagtcattttttgggaGTAGTTTTCAAATAAGTGGGCTAAAAACATATCTCTGTCGGGTATAACTTGACAAGTAATCAGTACAAAGACATCCTGCAGTACATTTTTTAcccaaaaggtaaaaataaataaattaattaattaaataaaaaatgtcagaggGGTGAAAAGACCagtatttgatcattttcatctGAGATTCCTTAAGCATAAAAGCACTTGCATTTTTATCGtgactgcaaaacaaaaatcactcggtcaaattaaaaaaaagcttaggTATACCATGCTGAAACTAAGAAATCAAAAAATGTTCAGCTAAACTATTCTACTTTTAGTTACCTCCCAAACTAACagataatgggtttttttttttaaattgttatttttttaaaataaactcagcTTCAAAATGAATTAATACAAATGGATCCTCCTTAACTTCCATCTCTAACCGGGCACATAAAGAACTAAGGCCAGCAGACAGAATGTAACGGAAAATCAGGGGCTTGATTGGTCTGGTCCTCCCAAAGAAAGATATGCAGCAGAGGACGGTCTTTGTCTCGGAGAGGAAGAGCAGCTCTGAGGTTCTGATGTCAGCATAgtggaggatgaggatgatgtGACAGATGCAGCTTGTGGTGCCTGATACCTGCAGACCATAGAAAACAAAGCTATCTGTAACTGcaaaaaaacaccacaacaaTGCAGTACTTATAGGATTTGTGAGTTACGCTGACATGCACTAGAAATCATGACTCATTCTAAGCAATTTAACTGCAGTACTCCCATGGCTAGCACCAGCATCATGTGTtactactttgtttttgtttacaggtTTAAAGGAACcatgttagtttaaaaaattaccctaaaattaaaaagtatagTTCAGTTATTACTGCTTCTAAAAGGGCGTATgaagtatttaaaattaaatattcctCTGTTTTCTGTCGTTCACTTACCAGGACTGGGATTTCCTGACCCTTGAAGACGACGCGCCTCTTGCACGCACATTTAGCGACAGATCCGGCAGCAGCCTGGGGGTGAAGGCTCTCTCCAGGCATTCGCCGTTTAGGTTCAAGGTGAACATGGTTGGTGGGGACATGTCTAACTCCAGCAGCATGACGTTTTCTGCCTGTAAGAACAGACGACACTGCTTATAGTGCAATTATGACTGGCTGTTTCCGATAATATCAGGGAACAGAAGCGAAGGATCGTTGCTGAGCTGATTATTGTGTAACGAAAGTCAAGTGTGCAGAGTTGAGAGCATTGCAAATACATGTGAGGAGACTGAGTTATATAAAGTGGCTTGcgtgcaaaaatataaattttccttgaactttttcacaatttgttaCTTTCCAACCGCCAAACGTCAGTGTCTCGGTTTTATGGGATTTCACATGGATTTGTATTCTCCCCTGAGTCAGTGCCTTGTAGAACAGTCTGTCTGTCTAATTATGGCTGCATGTCTGTCATATCAATCAgaatctaactttttttttttttttttacagtttttctttgaaaatagcTCAAGATGAATCagtctggatggatggatggatggagagccTGCAAATGTCACAAATCCCAAATAGGATGTAGGCTTGGCCTTTGGCAAGACACAACAAACCAACATTTCATTGTAGCTGTGTGTTCAGGGTTGGTGTCCTGTAGAAAGTTTTCTGCAGTcttacaatttttttccccaatattACTCATATTTACTTCcatcgatttaaaaaaaaaaaaaaattctgaacagTCTCCTTCTCCCAGCTGaggaaaagcatccccacagcatgacgctaGCACCACCATGTTTTTACAGTGGGGATGGTGAGATTCTTATTTCGATTAAAATACGCAGAGGTGGCCTCCGTTCAGGATTTAGATGACTTCTGAAAGCAGCTGGTTGCACTGGTATTTGTTTAGCTCAGCGCTATGAGAACAAAGGGGGctcaatacaaatgcatgccacacttttcagatttttaagtACTTTAAACCCGTTTATATAGtaacaatatttttgcaatgcaATGCATAGCATCTGtattaaagcaaaatcaaaatCTGCTGTACCAGTACACCAGTTATTTTCAggataaacatgaaaaaaaaagaagaaaacaacaacaacaacaaaaaacagttcaATGTTGTGTATAGATTGTTGAGGCCTTCACATTTCACAAACAAGGCTGTTCTGAACACGGTATAGCAATAGAGTAAGATCATTCTAGTGCTCCTTGTCTGCCATCTGGCCTTGAGGTGTAAATATCTGAGCACTGACCTGGTATCTAAATGGGATCCCAGTAGTGGTGGCAACAGCCATCTGTGCATATTGGCTGATTGGCCTCTTGTATCCCACAGCAGAAAGAGGCCGTCTCTTGACCTGAGTGGGTGTACTGGGAGAAGACATCAGAGAGGATGGGGTTAGATTCAGATACAGATCctctggaaacaaacaaaaataatctggtGTTGTAATGGCGCACTGATTCTGAAAAAGGACACTACTGGAGTTTCGACTGACATCTTGTGACATTGGAGATCATTTCAATTTTTGGAGCGCACTTGACACAATTTTTTTCATTGCCAGGAGAGGGTATAAGCCAACGAGGCTTGGTACTCAACGAGCGGTTGTAAGGATTATTATGGTTTGGACTTTTATCACGCTCGGTAAAAGATTTATACACCCTGCATGTCTCGGTAGTTTCAGTAGATTCAGTAGTACGTGATGAGATCGATGCGCAATTGATTTACTGACCTCTCTGAAGGAATAACTGGTTGTAGCCACCACTGATCTTCCTCGCAGTCAAACTGCAGCCTGTTCATGATCTTGTTCTTTTCCTCGGGGGGAATGAAATTCTCAATCAGAAGATAtctgcaaaatacaaaataaatgtccaTCCAAACTGACAAAACTTGTGCAAACAAACAATATGGCAAAAAATGATCTAAACATCTCTATTCAAAATTTTGCACCAGTATTTATAATATATCAAGAAAATCAAGGCTTGGGTTGCAGACCTTAAAATGAATACCGAGGAGTAGAATGCCAGTCAGTTGCAATGGGTGTTATGTTGGGTACAAGCAAGTTATtatagaaaaaaagtgttttataaaagtCAGACTTTCATTAcagcatattaaataaaagttataattttaagaagtacGGCCCTGTTAAATGCTGTTGggtaattattattatacctGCAGTAGGCAACTATTAAGGTGTCTTCATTTAGTATAAAGCCTAGTATCGAAGGAAGCTAAATACTATTCCGAGAGGACAAAACTAAAGGGGACGTCTAACggccttttattgttttatcacaTTCAAtcgaaaaaaatgtattaatttttacACTGCCACTTGCCAGCTACAAGTTTTCTGTGCCATGCCCACGGGGACCGACTGGGCCTTTGTAACACACTGATATGCAAGggtctctgtttttcttttctttcttttttttttcaggactgCCCCGTACTTCGCTCTGTCCATCTTCACatcatcaactctgatcagcttTCTGTCCCTGACGAACGAAAAGCTTTCCAAAACACGATGCGTCACTGTCGGGATGCCGCGTCAAAGGCGATGGGCGGGGTTACTTTTTGTAACACATGCAGGCCAAAGATCTGTAGAGTGCAAAAGCATCAAAAGTTATCATGTCTTACTTGTACTTGAGTTCTCTGGTTAGCTCTTCCTGAGTCTCTTCCAGTTCTTGTCGGGTTGTGACGTGCTCgtcaaaaatgtctttcatcTCTCCCCTCAGCAGCTGGAGTTTAgcatgcagctgcagaaaatgaatagaaaaattgCTAGTAGCTATTGTCAAGCAAAACAAACTTGATTTGAACTGATTCAGTTCGACTGCAGCATATTTTTCAGTGCCTACAACTATTCAAATAATGGGCAACTTCTTTAGAGATTGTGCCACTGTGCACACAAGCGAGAGAGTCACCCCACCCTCTTCAGCTTCTTTGTCTTGTGTTCCACCTCCTGCTGCAGGGAGGAGAACGTCTCTCTGATTTCCAAGGTCTCTTCATCTTGCAACATCATCTGCTGCtggatctctctctctctccttatCTGCGAACCGAGCAATTAGGATTAAATGCAAACGTTCGATCGAAACAAAAGTTATGCGACATGCCAGGATGCAACAAGgggtgtgtttttatttgagcaATGTTTACCTGTTCTGctatttcttgtcttttctgctCCAGTATTTTCTGCTGTTCATTGGTGTGATCAATGATAGTCTTTCCACCGACCAACAGCTTGCTCTCCATGGCCtgtgaacaaaaacacagtggatTATTCATGCTCATTCCTTTTAACTCTTGTCTCATTTATCGGCTGAATCAAACACCTTGTATTTCTCAATGATTTTCTCCACCGCGTCTTGATCCCACTGCATGTCCCCCAGACTTCTTCTGTACAGATTTAGGTTCCTCAGTTTCTCACTGCCACCCTGGCAGGTCAGAATCTTGGCACTGTCACCCCCCTCAATCAGGCAATGCCTCCCGTCTTCTTCTGCCTCCTCGGCCGCCTTCCACACGTTTCCATCCTTCTCGCAAAGGATATCCTCCTCCATACCCGCCAGGCTTTTGCTCAGTCTCTTGCTGTCTCTCCTCCTCCGGCGCCTCTCCTTTGCCAGCATCCCCCGCTCCTCCAGCTGAGCCTTCAGGCGTGCGATCTCCTCCTGGAACTCCCTCAGCAGGGCATCTTTGGGGTCCTCGTTAATTCGGGGCTTGTTCTTTATTCTCTTGGCTCTGCTGGCGTACCTCAGGGTCGCCAGGGTTTCGTCGAAGCTCTTGTGAGTGGGCCCAACTGTTGCGATCATGACTGTCTTTGCGTTGCCACCCAGAGAGTCTTGAAGCAGGCGGGTCAGCTTGGAGTCTCTGTACGGGACGTGGGTGCTCTTCCCGTCCACCAGGGCTGAGATGACGTTCCCCAGTGCGGAGAGGGACAGGTTGATCTTGGCCGCCTCCTTCAGACGCTTCCCCTTGGCGCCCGTCTTGCTCTGGCGCTCGCTTCCAGCCAAGTCAACCATGTTTAGCTTTCCAACACGGATGTGGTCCTCGCCGTCCGGGCCTCTTTCGCTGCATTCTACAGTCACAAGGAAAATGGCGTGGGACCTGGAGCTGCGCTCGTTCATGTTGGTGAAGCCCACCGACCTGGACTGGTTTCCAATGTTCATGACATGCTCGATCTCGGTGGCGTTCTTTGTCACCACCGAAGACAAGTCCTTCACGTAAACCCCACAGTCCGGATTCTCTTTGAGCTCCAGCCTCTTGTTGTTGTTCTTGCATAGGAGATCCCTGATCTCCTCCTGGTAGATCTCAAGATAGGACGACCTCACCAGATACTTCTGGTTCTGGCTTCTGGATATCTGGGTGAAGATGTGCTCGAACGAATTGGGGATGACGCCCCTCTTCTCCGGGTCCTTCGACGCCCCCTGCATGGTGTGGGTTTTGCCAGTCCCGGTTTGCCCATAGGCGAAGATGGTGCCGTTGAAGCCATGGAGCACAGACTCCACCAGAGGTCTCACAGCGTCGTCATAGATATCCCTTTGCTTCGAGTTCCAGCCATACACCGAATCAAACGTGAAGACTTTCATCGGCTCATCAGGTGGCACCTTTGGGTTCCTGATGGTGATCTGCCCCAGTCTGTCATCCACCTCTAGGATGTTCTCACACCCCGCTGTCTCCTCTCTCCTGCTGAACGGC
It encodes the following:
- the LOC102229400 gene encoding kinesin-like protein KIF3B, with translation MSAGKHCEAVRVVVRCRPFSRREETAGCENILEVDDRLGQITIRNPKVPPDEPMKVFTFDSVYGWNSKQRDIYDDAVRPLVESVLHGFNGTIFAYGQTGTGKTHTMQGASKDPEKRGVIPNSFEHIFTQISRSQNQKYLVRSSYLEIYQEEIRDLLCKNNNKRLELKENPDCGVYVKDLSSVVTKNATEIEHVMNIGNQSRSVGFTNMNERSSRSHAIFLVTVECSERGPDGEDHIRVGKLNMVDLAGSERQSKTGAKGKRLKEAAKINLSLSALGNVISALVDGKSTHVPYRDSKLTRLLQDSLGGNAKTVMIATVGPTHKSFDETLATLRYASRAKRIKNKPRINEDPKDALLREFQEEIARLKAQLEERGMLAKERRRRRRDSKRLSKSLAGMEEDILCEKDGNVWKAAEEAEEDGRHCLIEGGDSAKILTCQGGSEKLRNLNLYRRSLGDMQWDQDAVEKIIEKYKAMESKLLVGGKTIIDHTNEQQKILEQKRQEIAEQIRREREIQQQMMLQDEETLEIRETFSSLQQEVEHKTKKLKRLHAKLQLLRGEMKDIFDEHVTTRQELEETQEELTRELKYKYLLIENFIPPEEKNKIMNRLQFDCEEDQWWLQPVIPSESTPTQVKRRPLSAVGYKRPISQYAQMAVATTTGIPFRYQAENVMLLELDMSPPTMFTLNLNGECLERAFTPRLLPDLSLNVRARGASSSRVRKSQSWYQAPQAASVTSSSSSTMLTSEPQSCSSSPRQRPSSAAYLSLGGPDQSSP